The following are from one region of the Abiotrophia defectiva ATCC 49176 genome:
- the rpsH gene encoding 30S ribosomal protein S8, giving the protein MVMTDPIADFLTRIRNANSVGHKTVSAPSSKIKVAIAEILKQEGFIKNYEVAEDDKQGEITIFLKYGRNNEKVITGIKRISKPGLRIYTKSEDLPKVLNGLGIAIISTSNGVVTDKQARQAGVGGEVLAYVW; this is encoded by the coding sequence ATGGTTATGACAGATCCAATTGCTGATTTCTTAACTCGTATCCGTAACGCGAACAGCGTAGGACACAAGACTGTATCAGCACCATCTTCAAAAATCAAAGTAGCGATTGCTGAAATCTTGAAACAAGAAGGTTTCATCAAAAACTATGAAGTCGCAGAAGACGACAAACAAGGTGAAATCACCATCTTCTTGAAGTACGGCCGTAACAACGAAAAAGTTATCACTGGCATCAAGCGTATTTCAAAACCTGGTTTGCGTATCTACACCAAATCAGAAGACCTACCTAAGGTATTAAACGGCTTAGGGATCGCCATCATCTCAACTTCTAACGGTGTTGTGACTGACAAACAAGCTCGTCAAGCTGGTGTCGGTGGCGAAGTATTAGCTTACGTTTGGTAA
- a CDS encoding type Z 30S ribosomal protein S14, whose product MAKKSMIAKNKRSPKFKVQEYTRCERCGRPHSVYRKFKLCRICFRELAYKGQIPGVKKASW is encoded by the coding sequence TTGGCTAAAAAATCAATGATTGCAAAAAACAAGCGGTCACCTAAATTCAAAGTTCAAGAGTATACGCGCTGCGAGCGTTGCGGACGTCCACACTCCGTATATCGTAAATTCAAACTTTGCCGTATTTGCTTCCGCGAACTTGCTTACAAAGGACAAATCCCTGGCGTGAAGAAAGCCAGCTGGTAA
- the rplE gene encoding 50S ribosomal protein L5: MENRLKAKYSNEVTKKLIEQFNYTSVMQVPKVEKIVINMGVGDAVANAKNLEKAVDELTLLSGQKPVITKAKKSIAGFRLREGMPIGCKVTLRGARMYDFLDKLVTVSLPRVRDFHGVSNKAFDGRGNYTLGIKEQLIFPEVNYDNVDKVRGMDIVIVTTAKSDEEAHALLKELGMPFQK; this comes from the coding sequence ATGGAAAATCGTTTAAAAGCTAAATACTCAAACGAAGTAACTAAAAAATTGATCGAACAATTCAACTACACTTCTGTAATGCAAGTACCTAAAGTTGAAAAGATCGTCATCAACATGGGTGTGGGTGACGCAGTAGCTAACGCTAAGAACTTAGAAAAAGCTGTTGACGAACTCACTTTATTATCTGGTCAAAAGCCAGTGATTACCAAAGCTAAGAAATCCATCGCGGGCTTCCGTCTCCGTGAAGGTATGCCAATCGGGTGTAAAGTGACCCTACGTGGTGCGCGTATGTACGACTTCTTAGACAAGTTAGTCACTGTATCTTTACCACGTGTTCGTGACTTCCACGGTGTCAGCAACAAAGCCTTCGATGGCCGCGGGAACTACACCTTAGGGATCAAAGAACAACTTATCTTCCCTGAAGTGAACTATGATAACGTTGATAAAGTCCGCGGGATGGACATCGTTATTGTCACAACTGCGAAATCTGACGAAGAGGCACATGCTTTACTTAAAGAATTAGGCATGCCTTTCCAAAAATAA
- the rplX gene encoding 50S ribosomal protein L24, translating into MRIKTGDTVKVIAGKDKGKTGTVLRTLPKEDRVVVEGLNIAKKHVKPSQAGQGGIEEFPAPIHVSNVKLVDPKSGEATRVGYRFEDGKKVRFAKKSNETI; encoded by the coding sequence ATGCGTATCAAAACAGGCGATACAGTTAAAGTAATTGCAGGTAAAGATAAAGGTAAAACAGGGACTGTTTTACGTACTTTACCAAAAGAAGACCGCGTAGTCGTAGAAGGCTTGAACATTGCCAAGAAGCACGTTAAACCTTCTCAAGCAGGTCAAGGCGGGATCGAAGAATTCCCAGCACCAATCCACGTGTCTAACGTTAAACTCGTTGATCCTAAATCAGGGGAAGCAACACGTGTGGGTTATCGTTTCGAAGACGGCAAGAAAGTCCGTTTCGCGAAGAAATCTAACGAAACCATCTAA
- the rplN gene encoding 50S ribosomal protein L14 translates to MIQTESRLKVADNSGAREVLTIRVLGGSNRKTANIGDVIVATVKQATPGGVVKKGDVVKAVIVRSKSGARRKDGSYIKFDENACVIIRDDKSPRGTRIFGPVARELRDNNYMKIVSLAPEVL, encoded by the coding sequence ATGATTCAAACAGAAAGTCGATTAAAAGTTGCTGACAACTCTGGCGCACGTGAAGTGTTAACAATCCGTGTATTAGGTGGTTCAAACCGCAAAACTGCTAACATCGGGGATGTTATCGTTGCAACGGTTAAACAAGCAACGCCAGGTGGAGTTGTTAAAAAAGGTGACGTCGTAAAAGCAGTAATCGTACGTTCTAAATCAGGAGCTCGCCGTAAAGATGGTTCTTATATCAAGTTTGACGAAAATGCTTGCGTCATCATCCGTGACGATAAGAGCCCTCGTGGTACGCGTATCTTTGGACCAGTTGCACGTGAATTGCGTGATAACAACTACATGAAGATTGTTTCATTAGCTCCAGAAGTTTTATAA
- the rpsQ gene encoding 30S ribosomal protein S17 gives MTTERNQRKVYQGRVVSDKMDKTITVLVETRKTHPKYGKRVKYSKKYKAHDEENRAKEGDIVRIMETRPLSATKRFRLLEIVEEAVII, from the coding sequence ATGACGACAGAACGCAACCAACGTAAAGTTTACCAAGGTCGTGTCGTGAGCGACAAAATGGACAAAACCATCACGGTTTTAGTCGAAACTCGTAAGACTCACCCTAAATACGGTAAACGCGTTAAATATTCTAAGAAATATAAAGCACATGATGAAGAAAACCGTGCAAAAGAAGGCGACATCGTGCGCATTATGGAAACTCGTCCATTATCAGCTACGAAACGCTTCCGTTTATTAGAGATTGTTGAAGAAGCAGTCATTATCTAA
- the rpmC gene encoding 50S ribosomal protein L29, producing MKTNEFKALIKGLSTAELLEREAELKKELFNLRFQLATGQLEDTARLRTVRKSIARIKTALREQELSK from the coding sequence ATGAAAACTAATGAATTTAAAGCGTTAATCAAAGGGTTATCCACTGCTGAGTTGCTTGAACGTGAAGCTGAGTTGAAGAAAGAACTCTTCAACCTTCGATTCCAATTAGCAACAGGACAATTAGAAGATACAGCACGTTTACGCACTGTACGTAAATCTATCGCACGTATCAAAACTGCTTTACGCGAGCAAGAATTGTCTAAATAA
- the rplP gene encoding 50S ribosomal protein L16 yields MLVPKRVKHRREFRGKMRGEAKGGKQVDFGEYGLRATESHWITNRQIEAARIAMTRYMKRGGKVWIKIFPHKSYTAKAIGVRMGSGKGAPEGWVAPVKRGKIMFEVAGVSEEIAREALRLASHKLPVKTKFVKREEYGGESNEN; encoded by the coding sequence ATGTTAGTACCAAAACGTGTAAAACACCGTCGTGAATTCCGTGGTAAAATGCGCGGAGAAGCTAAAGGTGGTAAACAAGTTGATTTCGGTGAATACGGCTTACGAGCTACTGAATCTCACTGGATCACAAACCGTCAAATCGAAGCAGCCCGTATTGCGATGACTCGTTATATGAAACGTGGTGGGAAAGTATGGATTAAAATCTTCCCTCACAAATCATATACTGCAAAAGCTATCGGGGTTCGTATGGGTTCTGGTAAAGGGGCACCTGAAGGTTGGGTAGCACCAGTTAAGCGTGGCAAGATTATGTTTGAAGTAGCGGGTGTATCTGAAGAAATCGCACGTGAAGCATTACGTTTAGCATCGCATAAACTACCAGTTAAGACCAAGTTCGTAAAACGTGAAGAATATGGTGGTGAATCGAATGAAAACTAA
- the rpsC gene encoding 30S ribosomal protein S3 yields MGQKVHPIGMRVGVIRDWDAKWYADKNFAEYLHEDLAIRKFLYKKLKEASVSNIQIERAANRVIVSVHTAKPGMVIGKGGSEIDAVRAELSKLTGKKVFINVVEIKEPSLDAKLVAEDIARQLENRVAFRRAQKQAIQRTMKAGAQGIKTMVSGRLNGADIARSEAYSEGTVPLHTLRSDIDYAWEEADTTYGKLGVKVWICRGQVLPQKKNSEKGGN; encoded by the coding sequence ATGGGTCAAAAAGTACATCCAATTGGTATGCGTGTCGGCGTCATCCGCGACTGGGACGCTAAATGGTATGCAGACAAGAACTTTGCTGAATACTTACACGAAGATTTAGCTATCCGCAAATTCTTATACAAGAAATTAAAAGAAGCATCAGTTTCTAACATCCAAATCGAACGTGCTGCTAACCGTGTGATTGTATCTGTTCACACTGCTAAGCCAGGTATGGTCATCGGTAAAGGTGGTTCCGAAATCGATGCAGTCCGTGCGGAATTAAGCAAATTAACCGGCAAGAAAGTCTTTATCAACGTTGTAGAAATCAAAGAACCAAGCTTAGACGCTAAATTGGTTGCTGAAGATATCGCACGTCAATTAGAAAACCGTGTGGCTTTCCGCCGTGCTCAAAAGCAAGCTATCCAACGTACTATGAAAGCTGGCGCTCAAGGGATCAAAACCATGGTATCAGGCCGTTTGAACGGTGCAGATATTGCGCGTAGCGAAGCATACTCTGAAGGTACTGTGCCACTCCATACCTTACGTAGCGACATCGACTACGCATGGGAAGAAGCGGACACTACTTACGGTAAGTTAGGAGTTAAAGTTTGGATCTGCCGTGGCCAAGTATTGCCACAAAAGAAAAACTCTGAGAAAGGAGGGAACTAA
- the rplV gene encoding 50S ribosomal protein L22 gives MSNQVTSAKAVARTVRIAPRKVRLVLDLIRGKKVGEAIAILKFTPKAGAPIVEKVLMSAIANADHNYDLDLENLYVSEAFANEGPTMKRFRPRAKGSASPINKRTSHITVVVSEKEEA, from the coding sequence ATGTCTAACCAAGTTACATCTGCAAAAGCAGTTGCAAGAACAGTTCGCATTGCGCCTCGTAAAGTTCGCTTAGTCTTAGATCTTATCCGAGGTAAAAAAGTTGGCGAAGCAATTGCCATCTTAAAATTCACACCTAAAGCAGGTGCCCCAATCGTTGAGAAAGTGCTGATGTCTGCTATCGCTAACGCGGACCACAACTACGATCTTGACTTGGAAAACTTATACGTGAGTGAAGCATTCGCTAACGAAGGCCCAACCATGAAACGGTTCCGCCCACGTGCGAAAGGTTCAGCTTCACCAATCAACAAACGTACAAGCCACATCACTGTTGTGGTATCTGAGAAAGAGGAGGCTTAA
- the rpsS gene encoding 30S ribosomal protein S19, which yields MSRSLKKGPFCDAHLMKKVEEQAESTKKQVIKTWSRRSTIFPNFIGLTIAVYDGRKHVPVYVQEDMVGHKLGEFVPTRTYKGHAADDKKSKKR from the coding sequence GTGAGTCGTAGTTTGAAAAAAGGACCTTTCTGTGATGCGCACTTAATGAAAAAAGTGGAAGAGCAAGCAGAAAGCACAAAGAAACAAGTTATTAAAACCTGGTCACGTCGTTCAACCATCTTCCCTAACTTCATTGGTTTAACCATTGCCGTTTATGATGGCCGCAAGCACGTGCCTGTATATGTTCAAGAAGATATGGTAGGTCACAAATTAGGTGAATTCGTACCAACTCGTACTTATAAAGGTCACGCAGCTGACGACAAGAAATCTAAGAAACGCTAA
- the rplB gene encoding 50S ribosomal protein L2, with protein sequence MAIKKYKPTSNGRRNMTGYDFSEITASKPEKTLLSSQKQKAGRNNQGKITVRHQGGGNKRAYRIIDFKRNKDNVVGTIATIEYDPNRTANIALVHYEDGIKTYILAPKGLKVGQKIESGEHADIQIGNALPLANIPEGTVIHNIELKPGKGGQLIRSAGTSAQVLGHEGKYTLVRLNSGEVRMILSTCRATIGVVGNEQHELVNIGKAGRARWMSKRPEVRGSVMNPNDHPHGGGEGRAPIGRKSPMSPWGKPTLGKKTRSKKAKSSKLIIRGRKK encoded by the coding sequence GTGGCGATTAAAAAGTACAAACCAACCTCTAACGGTCGTCGTAACATGACTGGTTATGATTTCAGCGAAATCACTGCATCAAAACCAGAGAAGACATTGTTATCTTCACAAAAACAAAAAGCCGGCCGTAACAACCAAGGTAAAATCACTGTTCGTCATCAAGGTGGCGGTAACAAACGCGCTTACCGTATCATCGATTTCAAACGTAACAAAGACAACGTAGTAGGGACTATCGCAACCATCGAGTACGATCCAAACCGTACCGCTAACATCGCGTTGGTACACTACGAAGACGGGATCAAGACTTACATCTTGGCACCAAAAGGCTTGAAAGTAGGCCAAAAAATTGAATCTGGTGAACATGCCGACATCCAAATCGGGAACGCATTGCCATTAGCAAACATCCCTGAAGGTACTGTAATCCACAACATCGAATTAAAACCAGGCAAAGGCGGTCAATTAATCCGTTCTGCTGGTACTAGCGCTCAAGTATTGGGTCACGAAGGTAAATACACTTTAGTTCGTTTGAACTCTGGTGAAGTTCGTATGATCTTATCAACTTGCCGTGCAACTATCGGGGTTGTTGGTAACGAACAACACGAATTAGTAAACATCGGTAAAGCCGGTCGTGCACGTTGGATGAGCAAACGTCCTGAAGTTCGTGGTTCCGTAATGAACCCTAACGATCACCCACACGGTGGTGGTGAAGGTCGTGCGCCAATCGGGCGTAAATCTCCGATGTCTCCATGGGGTAAACCAACACTTGGTAAGAAAACCCGCTCTAAGAAAGCTAAATCTAGCAAGTTAATCATCCGCGGCCGTAAAAAATAA
- the rplW gene encoding 50S ribosomal protein L23 produces MQLSEVVLRPVITEQSVAGLDEKKYTFEVDRRANKTHIKQAVEAMFEGVKVKKVNTINVDGKAKRMGRYAGFTRKYKKAVVTLTAESKDIELFANEAE; encoded by the coding sequence ATGCAATTATCAGAAGTAGTATTACGCCCAGTCATCACTGAACAATCAGTTGCTGGTTTAGACGAGAAAAAATACACGTTCGAAGTAGACCGTCGTGCTAACAAAACTCACATCAAACAAGCGGTTGAAGCAATGTTTGAAGGGGTTAAAGTTAAGAAAGTTAACACGATCAACGTTGACGGTAAAGCAAAACGCATGGGCCGTTACGCTGGTTTCACTCGTAAGTACAAGAAAGCAGTCGTAACCTTGACTGCTGAATCAAAAGACATCGAATTATTCGCTAACGAAGCTGAATAA
- the rplD gene encoding 50S ribosomal protein L4, translating into MTKVSLFKQDGSQIGEIELNAAVFGVEPNEDVIFDAVIMQRASLRQGTHAVKNRSAVRGGGRKPWRQKGTGRARQGSIRSPQWVGGGTVFGPTPRSYSYKLPKKVRRLALQSVLSQKVLEGKLVVVDELSFAAPSTKEFKSVLNNLKVDAKTLLVLEGTNANAYFSARNLANVKVIDEGNVNVLDVVNYDTLVITKAALSTVEEALA; encoded by the coding sequence ATGACAAAAGTAAGTTTATTTAAACAAGACGGTTCACAAATCGGCGAAATCGAATTGAATGCAGCTGTATTTGGGGTTGAACCTAACGAAGACGTAATCTTCGACGCAGTAATCATGCAACGTGCATCTTTACGTCAAGGGACTCATGCGGTGAAGAACCGTTCCGCAGTACGCGGTGGTGGCCGTAAGCCATGGAGACAAAAAGGGACTGGCCGTGCACGTCAAGGTTCTATCCGTTCACCACAATGGGTTGGTGGTGGTACCGTATTTGGTCCAACACCTCGTTCATACAGTTATAAATTACCAAAGAAAGTACGCCGCTTAGCGTTACAATCTGTATTATCTCAGAAAGTATTAGAAGGCAAGTTAGTAGTTGTTGATGAACTCAGCTTTGCAGCTCCATCAACTAAGGAATTCAAGTCAGTATTGAACAACCTTAAAGTAGATGCGAAAACTCTCTTAGTATTAGAAGGGACTAACGCCAACGCTTACTTCTCAGCACGTAACTTAGCTAACGTGAAAGTGATCGACGAAGGCAACGTGAACGTATTAGACGTTGTAAACTACGACACACTTGTCATCACTAAAGCAGCACTTTCAACCGTAGAGGAGGCTTTAGCATAA
- the rplC gene encoding 50S ribosomal protein L3: protein MTKGILGKKVGMTQFFTENGELVPVTVIEATPNVVLQVKTMENDGYEAVQLGFQDLREVLSNKPAKGHVAKANATPKRFIREFREVELGEYQVGQEITVETFAAGDIVDVTGTSKGKGFQGAIKRHGQSRGPMAHGSRYHRRPGSMGGASFPSRVFKGKGLPGQTGGERVTIQNLEVVAVDVENNVILIKGNVPGAKKSLVEIKQAIKTVK, encoded by the coding sequence ATGACCAAAGGAATCTTAGGTAAAAAAGTTGGGATGACTCAATTCTTCACTGAGAACGGTGAATTGGTACCTGTAACTGTTATCGAAGCTACTCCAAACGTGGTATTACAAGTTAAAACCATGGAAAACGATGGCTACGAAGCGGTTCAATTAGGTTTCCAAGACTTGCGTGAAGTATTGTCAAACAAACCTGCTAAAGGTCATGTAGCAAAAGCAAATGCTACTCCTAAGCGCTTCATTCGCGAGTTCCGCGAAGTTGAGCTTGGAGAATATCAAGTAGGACAAGAAATCACAGTGGAAACTTTCGCAGCTGGCGACATCGTCGATGTGACGGGTACATCCAAGGGTAAAGGATTCCAAGGTGCGATCAAGCGTCATGGCCAATCACGTGGTCCAATGGCTCACGGTTCTCGTTACCACCGTCGTCCAGGTTCGATGGGTGGGGCTTCGTTCCCATCACGCGTCTTCAAGGGTAAAGGCCTTCCAGGTCAAACCGGTGGCGAACGCGTAACCATCCAAAACTTGGAAGTTGTAGCGGTTGACGTAGAAAACAACGTAATCTTGATCAAGGGTAATGTCCCAGGTGCCAAGAAATCACTCGTTGAAATCAAACAAGCAATTAAAACAGTTAAATAA
- the rpsJ gene encoding 30S ribosomal protein S10, protein MANKKIRIRLKAYEHRALDLAASKIVESAQRTGAKTAGPIPLPTERSLYTVIRATHKYKDSREQFEMRTHKRLIDILEPTNKTVDALMKLDLPSGVDVEIKL, encoded by the coding sequence ATGGCAAACAAAAAAATTCGGATTCGCTTGAAGGCTTACGAGCATCGTGCATTGGATTTAGCAGCAAGCAAAATCGTAGAATCAGCACAAAGAACAGGAGCGAAGACAGCGGGGCCAATCCCACTGCCAACTGAGCGTTCTTTATATACCGTGATTCGTGCGACTCACAAATACAAAGACTCTCGCGAACAATTCGAAATGCGTACACACAAACGTTTAATCGATATCTTAGAACCAACTAACAAAACAGTTGATGCTTTGATGAAATTAGACTTACCTAGTGGTGTAGACGTAGAAATCAAATTATAA
- a CDS encoding Veg family protein produces MPKEIAEIKSLMDQNIGEKVIITVQLGRNKKRTRRGVLKETYRSVFVVDLEQEANTLACVSYSYCDVLTKAIDVDFAE; encoded by the coding sequence ATGCCAAAAGAAATTGCCGAGATTAAATCCCTCATGGATCAAAATATTGGCGAAAAAGTAATTATCACCGTCCAACTCGGTCGTAACAAGAAGCGTACGCGCCGAGGCGTCCTGAAAGAAACCTATCGTTCTGTCTTTGTTGTTGATTTAGAGCAAGAGGCCAACACCCTAGCGTGTGTCTCCTATAGCTACTGCGATGTTCTGACCAAGGCCATCGACGTAGATTTTGCGGAATAG
- the rsmA gene encoding 16S rRNA (adenine(1518)-N(6)/adenine(1519)-N(6))-dimethyltransferase RsmA, whose translation MREFRPIATPTRTVEIMRRFDIQMKKSLGQNFLIEPRMLEKMIEAGQVDADTTVIEIGPGIGALTQYLAHHAKQVLAFEIDQRFVGILQETLADCDNVQVVHQDILSVDFSSPEYAWLHDQSRLVVVANLPYYITTPIIMRLIESSLPFQSLVMMMQKEVAERMTAAVGTKAYGSLSVAIQLDMESEIAFIVPKNVFIPKPNVDSAVLKLTRRPAPLVQVNDKEAFQAFVQAGFKQRRKTLWNNLKSAYVPGLLSEEGLRQVFDQAGIEPNRRAESLSLTDFADLEAAFEAHKAKN comes from the coding sequence ATGAGAGAATTCCGGCCAATTGCGACGCCGACCCGTACGGTTGAGATTATGCGTCGCTTCGATATTCAAATGAAAAAGAGTCTGGGTCAGAACTTTCTAATCGAGCCCCGGATGTTAGAGAAGATGATTGAAGCTGGCCAAGTCGATGCAGATACCACAGTCATCGAGATTGGCCCTGGCATCGGTGCCTTGACCCAATACCTAGCTCACCATGCTAAGCAAGTCTTGGCCTTCGAAATTGACCAGCGTTTTGTGGGCATCCTGCAGGAAACCCTAGCAGACTGTGATAATGTCCAAGTGGTCCATCAAGATATCCTGTCTGTGGATTTCTCTAGCCCAGAATATGCCTGGCTACACGACCAGTCCCGACTAGTCGTGGTGGCAAATCTTCCTTATTATATAACCACGCCTATCATCATGCGCCTGATTGAGAGCAGTCTGCCCTTCCAGTCGCTAGTCATGATGATGCAAAAGGAAGTAGCAGAGCGGATGACGGCAGCTGTGGGCACCAAGGCCTATGGTTCCCTGTCAGTGGCCATTCAATTGGATATGGAGAGCGAGATTGCCTTCATTGTGCCTAAGAATGTCTTTATCCCTAAGCCAAATGTGGATTCTGCCGTGCTCAAGTTGACTCGCCGGCCAGCGCCCTTGGTCCAAGTCAACGATAAGGAAGCCTTTCAAGCCTTTGTCCAAGCGGGCTTCAAGCAACGCCGCAAGACCTTATGGAACAACCTCAAGTCGGCCTATGTGCCGGGCCTGCTCAGCGAAGAGGGCTTGCGTCAGGTCTTCGACCAGGCGGGCATTGAGCCTAACCGCCGAGCTGAGAGCCTCAGCCTTACGGATTTCGCTGACTTAGAGGCTGCCTTTGAGGCGCATAAGGCTAAAAATTAG
- the rnmV gene encoding ribonuclease M5 yields the protein MSQAIPQEVIVVEGRDDTKRLIETFGPTVKTIETGGSALEAPVLAQIVEAAKTHGIIVLTDPDYQGERLRRLVTQAVPSAKQAHISRTAAFGGQGKSLGVEHASPQEIRQALSQVMTPAEGDLVALIPMGCLAQWGLTAGPGSKARRQAVSQHFNLGYTNAKQLQRQLQRYGIDQASLGEFVQVLDQAQGGTRE from the coding sequence ATGAGTCAAGCCATTCCCCAAGAGGTAATTGTGGTCGAAGGGCGCGATGATACCAAACGCTTGATTGAGACCTTTGGCCCGACGGTCAAGACCATTGAGACAGGGGGTTCCGCCCTAGAGGCTCCGGTCTTGGCTCAGATTGTGGAAGCTGCTAAGACCCATGGCATTATCGTTTTGACAGATCCCGACTACCAAGGTGAGCGCCTTAGACGACTGGTGACCCAGGCAGTGCCGAGCGCTAAGCAAGCCCATATTAGCCGGACGGCTGCCTTTGGCGGTCAAGGCAAGAGCCTGGGGGTGGAACATGCTAGTCCCCAAGAGATTCGCCAAGCCCTAAGTCAAGTCATGACCCCGGCTGAGGGGGACTTAGTGGCTTTAATTCCCATGGGCTGCCTGGCCCAGTGGGGTCTGACCGCAGGTCCGGGCTCCAAGGCGCGTCGTCAGGCCGTCAGTCAGCACTTTAATTTAGGTTATACCAACGCCAAGCAATTGCAGCGCCAACTGCAACGCTATGGCATCGACCAGGCTAGCTTGGGTGAATTCGTCCAAGTCCTAGATCAAGCCCAAGGAGGGACCCGAGAATGA
- a CDS encoding TatD family hydrolase, which translates to MPLFDTHTHLNAQQFAGQEADYIARALAADVGYLAVVGFDDPTIERSLALSAAYDNIISVVGWHPTEAHTYNDQVERRLEEWLELPKVKMLGEIGLDYYWDTAPWDVQAQVFRRQIAIAKSHGLPITIHNRDATEDTYRILKQEGLPAAGGIMHSFGGTAEEAMRFVDLGMHISFSGVLTFKKSEAVRQAAALVPAERLLVETDAPYLAPVPKRGKQNEPAYVRYVAECLAQVRDVSLEELAKLTTGNACRLFQWWPEGWDQ; encoded by the coding sequence ATGCCTTTATTTGATACGCACACGCACTTGAACGCCCAGCAATTTGCGGGCCAGGAGGCAGATTATATTGCCCGAGCCCTAGCGGCGGACGTGGGCTATCTAGCAGTGGTGGGATTTGATGATCCCACCATTGAGCGTAGTTTGGCCTTAAGTGCGGCCTACGATAACATTATTTCGGTAGTGGGTTGGCATCCGACTGAGGCCCACACCTACAATGACCAGGTGGAGCGTCGCCTGGAAGAGTGGCTAGAATTGCCTAAGGTTAAGATGCTAGGCGAGATTGGCTTGGACTACTATTGGGATACTGCCCCTTGGGATGTGCAAGCCCAGGTCTTCCGGCGTCAGATTGCCATTGCCAAGTCACACGGTCTGCCCATTACCATCCATAATCGTGATGCAACTGAAGACACCTATCGGATTCTCAAGCAAGAAGGCCTGCCGGCTGCGGGTGGCATTATGCATAGCTTTGGCGGGACAGCTGAAGAAGCCATGCGTTTTGTAGACCTTGGCATGCATATTAGCTTCAGCGGGGTCTTGACCTTTAAAAAATCCGAGGCAGTTCGTCAAGCAGCGGCCCTAGTGCCGGCAGAGCGTCTCTTGGTTGAGACCGATGCCCCTTATTTGGCGCCAGTGCCTAAGCGTGGCAAGCAAAATGAGCCAGCCTATGTCCGCTATGTGGCGGAATGTCTGGCCCAGGTGCGAGACGTGAGCCTGGAAGAGCTAGCCAAATTGACGACGGGCAATGCCTGCCGTCTCTTCCAGTGGTGGCCTGAGGGGTGGGACCAATGA